From Veillonella dispar, one genomic window encodes:
- a CDS encoding SpoIVB peptidase S55 domain-containing protein gives MKFSHSWRRYRKAILALFFCTSLTAAQAVDFMPVNDVTTGMEGIAKTVIVGDTISTFDVKVLGVMKDKGPSGHLILAKFSGPVMEKTGGIAHGMSGSPVYINGKLVGAVAYGWGFADGTIGMITPIEDMVKLWNIPYEKNLSKPWDDKQLIPLGTPLMAYGFDAASMDYFKSKLPQYKYETYDTASASGDEIAKPLEAGGSVAALLVDGDLKLGAIGTVTYVDGEKIVAFGHPFLKHGSSNYFMHNASIFTVVKSYDAAFKLGSMGKEVGSVTEDRGAGIAGVSGVISPGIPMRFHLKDLDMGRDKTSSVKVIEDSEMTPTLAATSLYNMLNKTLDRSGAGTATISYTITPRGKEHKPLTRTNMFYSSDSISEKAVDEFYNVIDVLMNNRFINYEISDISVETEVTQDKKTAKLVDASASSTIVSPGDTIVVDVTLEPFRGEKVVKQIFFKVPEDQAVGKYTLEVRGGGEIPLPYVLEKQKYNLTDEILRRLKVHKDFNELYDEIQKTDTNNQIVVEFLEDGISLVDEDGSQSVKKAKLKDVESKPMPGDVKKKTGQEDLSSSKDDDNQIEKTAIDTEYIVQGDGQFTIHVMKPADRDKALAKRVKEVKNQSKMEHKLELEDQSKKDKSSKKDVKKSDKQDVKKSDKQDQKTPDKKDESKVNDTNAAE, from the coding sequence ATGAAGTTTTCTCATTCTTGGCGTCGGTATAGAAAAGCGATACTGGCGCTTTTCTTCTGTACTTCACTTACAGCTGCACAGGCTGTTGATTTCATGCCTGTCAATGATGTAACTACAGGTATGGAAGGCATTGCAAAAACTGTAATTGTAGGAGATACCATTTCTACCTTTGATGTAAAGGTACTTGGTGTCATGAAGGATAAGGGACCATCTGGTCATCTTATTTTAGCGAAGTTCTCTGGTCCTGTTATGGAAAAAACAGGCGGCATCGCTCATGGCATGAGTGGTAGTCCTGTATATATAAATGGTAAGCTCGTTGGTGCTGTTGCTTATGGCTGGGGCTTTGCAGATGGTACGATTGGGATGATTACCCCTATCGAGGATATGGTGAAATTATGGAATATTCCATATGAGAAGAACTTATCCAAACCATGGGATGATAAACAATTGATCCCTCTTGGCACGCCACTTATGGCTTATGGCTTTGATGCAGCATCCATGGATTACTTCAAATCCAAGTTGCCACAATATAAATATGAAACATATGATACGGCTAGTGCTAGTGGTGATGAAATTGCTAAACCTCTAGAAGCCGGTGGTTCTGTAGCAGCATTACTAGTTGATGGTGACCTAAAACTGGGGGCCATTGGTACTGTTACCTATGTAGATGGGGAAAAGATTGTTGCCTTTGGTCATCCATTCTTAAAACATGGCTCCTCAAACTACTTCATGCATAATGCAAGCATCTTTACAGTAGTTAAAAGTTATGATGCTGCTTTCAAATTGGGCTCTATGGGCAAGGAAGTTGGCTCTGTAACTGAAGATAGAGGTGCTGGTATTGCAGGTGTTTCTGGTGTGATTTCTCCAGGGATCCCTATGCGATTCCATTTGAAAGACCTTGATATGGGGCGTGATAAAACTAGCTCTGTTAAGGTTATTGAAGATAGTGAGATGACACCGACTTTAGCGGCTACATCTCTATATAACATGTTGAATAAAACGTTGGATCGTAGTGGCGCTGGTACGGCTACCATTTCTTATACAATCACACCAAGAGGTAAAGAGCATAAACCGTTGACGCGAACTAATATGTTCTATAGCTCTGACTCTATCTCTGAGAAGGCTGTTGATGAGTTCTATAATGTTATCGACGTTCTTATGAATAACCGATTCATTAATTATGAAATTTCTGACATCTCTGTAGAAACTGAGGTGACACAAGATAAGAAAACAGCTAAGCTTGTTGATGCCTCTGCATCTTCAACCATTGTTTCCCCTGGTGATACAATCGTTGTAGATGTAACGTTGGAGCCGTTCCGCGGTGAGAAGGTCGTTAAACAAATCTTCTTTAAGGTTCCTGAGGATCAAGCTGTTGGCAAGTATACCTTAGAGGTGCGTGGGGGCGGTGAAATCCCATTACCTTATGTATTAGAAAAGCAAAAATATAATTTAACTGATGAAATTTTACGTCGCTTAAAAGTTCATAAAGATTTTAATGAACTTTATGATGAAATTCAAAAGACTGATACAAATAATCAAATCGTTGTAGAGTTTTTAGAAGATGGCATTAGTCTTGTTGATGAAGATGGTTCCCAATCTGTTAAAAAAGCTAAACTTAAAGATGTGGAATCAAAACCTATGCCAGGGGATGTAAAGAAAAAAACAGGTCAAGAAGATTTGAGTTCTAGTAAGGACGATGATAATCAAATAGAAAAAACTGCTATTGATACGGAATACATCGTTCAAGGTGATGGTCAATTTACAATTCATGTTATGAAACCAGCCGATCGCGATAAAGCATTAGCTAAACGCGTAAAAGAAGTTAAAAATCAAAGCAAGATGGAACATAAATTAGAATTGGAAGACCAATCCAAAAAGGATAAATCCAGTAAAAAAGATGTGAAAAAGTCTGATAAACAAGATGTGAAAAAATCTGATAAACAAGACCAAAAAACACCTGATAAAAAGGATGAATCTAAAGTAAATGATACTAATGCAGCTGAATAA
- a CDS encoding biotin/lipoyl-containing protein yields MKRVVLALAALGILSVSSVMAAPVSYQSVLTGKVASTVSVGSAVTEGQTLVTVETLAGPMAAAKSTVTGTVTAVNVTVGSDVSRDQIVVTVESK; encoded by the coding sequence ATGAAAAGAGTAGTGTTGGCATTAGCTGCTTTAGGCATTTTAAGTGTTAGCTCTGTAATGGCGGCCCCTGTATCATACCAAAGTGTATTAACAGGTAAAGTTGCTTCTACAGTTTCTGTTGGCTCTGCTGTAACAGAAGGTCAAACATTGGTAACTGTAGAGACATTGGCTGGCCCTATGGCTGCTGCTAAATCTACTGTAACTGGTACTGTAACGGCGGTCAATGTTACAGTGGGCTCAGACGTTTCTCGTGATCAAATCGTTGTCACAGTAGAAAGTAAATAA
- a CDS encoding phosphodiester glycosidase family protein, producing the protein MKRYLYMTFAVLGFLGSTIPYAEAGNLTGVRVSNHDGTSRIVLDVSEMPVSWTKSYNESTHALTLNLGGTTNGLTGPIAQNNTKTGVLKGIGLQPVKGALQVTLTANKDVQHHEFTLEKPSRIVVDLFSSYAQQTTKDVNKSVTYSKINNTVAEGKIQAFALSVDNDSPMVVAHVSEGKALSSVIQSHTAIIGAKVKGSSFDRPYSVASDGTIDLERISNRGTLRYTPNRGYFIEEKRPLLQAKTQKDTFLITSVNTSRKENALTLYTSAYGASTKTNDFGYEVTVANGKVVSGQKGNSKIGENQYVLSGHGESRDALRKLKVGTPITIQNRPELAQVNTTGGAALQAGTMVLKNGNYVGADGTHNKARSFIGTTKDHNLVVLTVDKAGLQSVGVTQQEGAQLLSKLGVVDGAELSNQGSVDLVVNDTYVHKATSNPTTYEDIVIIK; encoded by the coding sequence ATGAAACGATATTTATATATGACTTTTGCTGTGTTAGGCTTTTTAGGCAGTACAATACCTTATGCTGAAGCTGGAAATTTAACAGGTGTACGTGTATCTAATCACGACGGTACAAGTCGAATTGTATTAGATGTATCTGAAATGCCTGTATCTTGGACGAAATCTTATAATGAGTCCACACATGCTCTTACTCTTAACCTAGGGGGTACGACAAATGGATTGACTGGACCTATAGCTCAAAATAATACGAAAACAGGTGTTTTAAAAGGTATTGGCTTGCAACCTGTTAAGGGAGCTTTACAAGTAACATTGACAGCTAATAAGGATGTACAACACCATGAGTTTACATTGGAAAAGCCATCGCGTATTGTAGTCGATTTATTTTCTAGCTATGCCCAACAAACTACAAAAGACGTAAATAAATCCGTTACGTATAGTAAGATTAATAACACTGTAGCAGAAGGTAAGATTCAAGCCTTTGCGCTATCTGTTGATAATGATTCACCTATGGTAGTAGCCCATGTTTCAGAAGGAAAAGCCTTATCATCTGTGATTCAATCGCATACTGCTATAATTGGCGCAAAGGTAAAAGGTAGTAGTTTTGATCGCCCTTATTCGGTAGCAAGTGATGGAACTATTGATTTAGAGCGTATTTCTAACCGTGGCACCTTGCGATATACACCAAATCGTGGATATTTTATTGAAGAAAAAAGACCTTTACTACAGGCTAAAACACAGAAGGATACATTCCTGATTACCTCTGTTAATACAAGTCGTAAAGAAAATGCTTTGACTCTATATACATCAGCGTATGGGGCATCTACAAAGACTAATGACTTTGGATACGAAGTGACTGTTGCTAATGGCAAGGTGGTTAGTGGTCAAAAAGGGAATTCTAAAATTGGAGAAAACCAATACGTATTATCTGGTCATGGAGAATCTAGGGATGCGTTACGTAAATTAAAGGTGGGCACACCGATTACGATTCAAAATAGACCGGAGTTGGCACAAGTGAATACCACTGGTGGAGCAGCTTTACAAGCAGGTACTATGGTTTTGAAAAATGGTAACTATGTTGGTGCTGATGGGACCCATAATAAAGCTCGTAGTTTTATAGGAACTACTAAAGATCATAATTTGGTGGTTCTTACTGTTGATAAAGCTGGGCTTCAATCCGTAGGGGTTACACAACAAGAAGGGGCTCAACTATTATCCAAACTAGGCGTCGTGGATGGTGCTGAATTATCGAATCAAGGTAGTGTTGATTTAGTAGTCAATGATACATATGTTCATAAAGCGACTTCAAATCCTACGACCTATGAGGATATTGTAATTATAAAATGA
- a CDS encoding rod shape-determining protein → MFGLTNKSTEPKQNKKKRSRRSKGPALYNEQQNLGAAKVENAKTSSNRKPLRRTKRKSTKLSEGVAKQASHLASNMREAMVKVTKMRRIERRNRETVAIAKTTPAMTLKRLVRPEQVGDLMGRLNRSLNFDLGIDLGTANILIFAKGKGLVLDEPAYIARDDKTGDILALGEAARSMVGRTPKGISVIRPVQAGVIADYDMTEFMLKYFIRSVVPASRLMKTRIIVCVPSGITPVEKRAILEALLRTGAKKTVLIEEPLAAAMGTGLNDADQVGAMVVDVGGGTTDIAVLCDTGVVVSESLRIGGDSFNESIIRYIRRKKRLVIGPLTAEKIKISVGTVDRRAKERTIEVRGRDASSGLPKMVAVNSLEIQRALEAQVMNILEGIKSILEKTPPELVAAINDHGIILTGGGALIDGLDRVITRSVGIASYLVESPRYAVIKGVAKALDEMSQLRDTLDELQ, encoded by the coding sequence TTGTTCGGGTTGACGAATAAAAGTACAGAGCCAAAACAGAATAAAAAGAAACGAAGCCGGCGCTCAAAAGGGCCGGCTTTATACAACGAGCAACAAAACTTAGGTGCTGCAAAGGTTGAAAATGCTAAAACTAGTTCTAATCGTAAACCATTACGGAGGACGAAACGCAAGTCTACGAAGCTTTCAGAGGGTGTAGCAAAGCAAGCTAGCCATTTAGCTTCCAATATGCGTGAAGCCATGGTTAAAGTCACCAAAATGCGCCGTATTGAGCGTCGTAATCGTGAAACCGTTGCCATAGCGAAAACTACACCTGCTATGACATTAAAGCGTCTAGTTCGTCCTGAGCAGGTGGGCGATTTAATGGGGCGATTGAATCGTTCTTTAAACTTTGACTTAGGCATAGATTTGGGAACTGCTAATATTCTTATCTTTGCTAAAGGGAAAGGGCTAGTCTTAGATGAGCCTGCCTATATTGCACGGGATGATAAAACTGGAGATATTCTTGCCTTAGGTGAAGCTGCACGTTCTATGGTTGGACGTACACCTAAAGGAATATCTGTTATTCGTCCTGTTCAAGCGGGAGTTATCGCAGATTACGATATGACCGAATTTATGTTAAAATACTTTATTCGATCAGTTGTGCCTGCTTCCAGATTAATGAAAACACGTATTATCGTATGCGTACCGTCTGGAATTACGCCTGTTGAAAAACGTGCTATTTTAGAGGCATTACTTAGAACAGGCGCTAAAAAGACTGTTCTTATAGAGGAACCATTAGCGGCAGCTATGGGTACAGGCCTTAATGATGCTGACCAAGTTGGCGCCATGGTTGTCGATGTAGGAGGCGGTACTACAGATATTGCTGTTCTTTGTGATACGGGCGTTGTTGTAAGTGAATCCCTTCGTATTGGGGGCGATTCTTTCAATGAATCGATTATCCGTTATATACGCCGTAAGAAGAGACTAGTTATCGGACCATTAACAGCAGAAAAGATTAAGATTTCTGTAGGTACTGTAGATCGACGTGCTAAGGAGCGAACTATAGAGGTTAGAGGACGTGATGCTAGCTCTGGATTACCTAAGATGGTTGCTGTTAATTCCTTAGAAATTCAACGTGCCTTAGAGGCGCAAGTGATGAATATTCTAGAAGGTATTAAATCGATTTTAGAAAAAACACCTCCAGAACTTGTAGCAGCCATTAATGATCATGGTATCATTCTGACAGGTGGCGGTGCTCTCATCGATGGTTTAGATCGTGTTATTACACGTTCTGTTGGTATTGCGTCTTATTTGGTAGAGTCTCCAAGATATGCTGTTATCAAAGGGGTTGCAAAGGCTCTTGATGAAATGTCACAATTGCGTGATACATTGGATGAATTACAATAA
- the murA gene encoding UDP-N-acetylglucosamine 1-carboxyvinyltransferase, producing the protein MEKLIIQGGNRLEGRVRVSSAKNAVLPIIAGTLLASTPSKLLEIPNLEDVGTICQVIESLGVKITRNKADDEIIFDASTLTGTEAPSELVRKMRASFLVMGPLLARKGEAKISMPGGCAIGARPIDLHLKAFEALGAKIEVTEDYVYAHAPEGLKGTQIYLDFPSVGATENVIMAASMAEGKTVIENAAEEPEIVDLATFLNAMGANIRGAGTNVIRIEGVPQLHGAIHTVIPDRIEAGTYLIAAAMAGGDVFVENALPEHLKPVVAKLKEAGVTVEEEIDGIRVISTGKGIKAVDIKTLPYPGFPTDMQAQFMALTTIAEGTSTVTETVFENRFMHVAELRKMGAHIDIDNRQAIVEGMPRLHGAVVNATDLRAGAALVCAALTAEGKTEVGRLHHIDRGYDDFVGKLQRLGADIVRVDE; encoded by the coding sequence TTGGAAAAGCTAATCATTCAAGGTGGCAACCGGTTGGAAGGCCGTGTACGTGTTAGTAGTGCTAAAAATGCGGTACTCCCTATTATTGCCGGTACTTTGCTAGCATCAACACCTAGTAAATTACTTGAAATTCCAAATTTGGAAGATGTAGGTACAATTTGCCAAGTTATCGAGTCTTTGGGGGTTAAAATTACTCGTAATAAAGCAGATGATGAAATTATCTTCGATGCGTCTACATTGACTGGTACGGAAGCTCCTTCTGAGCTTGTACGCAAAATGCGTGCATCTTTCCTTGTGATGGGGCCACTTTTGGCGCGCAAAGGGGAGGCTAAAATCTCTATGCCAGGTGGTTGTGCGATTGGTGCACGTCCTATTGATCTTCATCTAAAAGCTTTCGAAGCGTTAGGTGCTAAAATTGAGGTTACTGAAGATTATGTATATGCTCATGCTCCAGAAGGCCTTAAAGGTACTCAAATTTACTTGGATTTCCCAAGTGTAGGGGCTACAGAAAACGTAATTATGGCGGCTTCCATGGCTGAAGGTAAAACTGTTATCGAAAATGCAGCGGAAGAACCTGAAATCGTTGATTTGGCAACATTCTTGAATGCAATGGGTGCTAATATTCGCGGTGCTGGTACAAATGTAATCCGCATTGAAGGTGTGCCTCAATTACATGGTGCAATTCATACGGTTATTCCAGACCGTATCGAAGCTGGTACATATTTGATTGCCGCTGCTATGGCTGGTGGCGACGTATTTGTAGAAAATGCATTGCCAGAACATTTGAAACCAGTAGTAGCTAAGTTAAAAGAAGCTGGCGTTACTGTAGAGGAAGAAATTGATGGTATTCGCGTTATCAGCACTGGTAAAGGCATTAAAGCTGTTGATATTAAAACATTGCCATACCCAGGTTTCCCAACAGATATGCAAGCTCAATTTATGGCGCTTACTACAATCGCTGAAGGTACAAGTACTGTAACAGAAACTGTATTTGAAAACCGCTTCATGCACGTTGCGGAGCTTCGCAAAATGGGTGCCCATATCGATATCGACAATCGTCAAGCGATTGTAGAAGGTATGCCACGATTACATGGTGCTGTAGTTAATGCTACAGACTTGCGTGCAGGTGCAGCTCTTGTTTGTGCTGCATTGACTGCAGAAGGTAAAACTGAAGTTGGTCGTCTACATCATATCGATCGTGGTTATGATGATTTTGTAGGTAAATTGCAAAGGTTAGGTGCTGATATTGTTCGGGTTGACGAATAA
- the glpX gene encoding class II fructose-bisphosphatase produces MDRTLSLEFARVVEAAALRSGRLLGRGQKDAADGLAVDAMRQAFDSVRISGTVVIGEGEIDEAPMLYIGEHVGAGGPEVDIAVDPIEGTNLIAKGQNGAIAVMAIAEKGGLLHAPDMYMEKLCVGPRGAGAIDITKSLTENIKNVAAKMNRNVDEITLVMLDRERHHGLMKEARDLGARIMLISDGDVNPAMECCIEGSGVHMVVGTGGAPEGVLAAAALKCVGGDMQARLKPETEEEIRRCHEMGITDVNQVLTLDDLVRTDDVIFAATAITRGNLLNAIQYFPGGARTHTIVMRSKTGTVRFLDTVHMDEKLKSLKAK; encoded by the coding sequence ATGGATCGTACATTATCTTTGGAATTTGCTCGTGTCGTTGAAGCGGCTGCTTTGCGCAGTGGTCGTTTGCTTGGTCGCGGTCAAAAGGATGCAGCGGATGGTCTTGCTGTAGACGCAATGCGTCAAGCATTTGACTCTGTTCGTATCTCTGGTACAGTTGTTATTGGGGAAGGCGAAATCGATGAAGCGCCTATGCTTTATATTGGTGAACATGTAGGTGCAGGTGGCCCAGAAGTAGACATCGCAGTTGACCCTATTGAAGGCACAAACTTGATTGCAAAAGGCCAAAATGGTGCGATTGCAGTTATGGCTATTGCTGAAAAAGGTGGCTTGTTACATGCGCCAGATATGTACATGGAAAAACTTTGTGTTGGTCCTCGTGGTGCAGGTGCTATCGATATTACTAAATCTTTAACAGAAAATATTAAAAATGTAGCTGCAAAAATGAATCGCAATGTTGATGAAATTACACTTGTAATGCTCGATCGTGAGCGTCATCATGGTTTGATGAAAGAAGCGCGTGATCTTGGTGCACGTATTATGTTAATTTCTGATGGCGATGTTAATCCAGCTATGGAATGTTGTATTGAAGGTTCTGGTGTGCACATGGTTGTTGGTACTGGTGGTGCACCAGAAGGCGTATTGGCTGCGGCAGCTTTAAAGTGCGTAGGTGGCGATATGCAAGCGCGTTTGAAACCAGAAACAGAAGAAGAAATTCGTCGTTGTCATGAAATGGGGATTACCGATGTAAATCAAGTGCTTACATTGGATGATTTAGTTCGTACAGATGATGTTATCTTTGCGGCTACTGCTATTACTCGCGGTAACTTATTGAATGCTATTCAATACTTCCCAGGTGGTGCGCGTACACATACTATCGTAATGCGTTCTAAAACAGGTACTGTTCGTTTCTTAGATACAGTGCATATGGATGAGAAGCTAAAATCCTTAAAAGCAAAATAA
- the fsa gene encoding fructose-6-phosphate aldolase: MKFFIDTAEFDEIKEAYAFGFIDGVTTNPSLIVKAKRDLKQVISEIANLVEGPVSAEVIASDAEGMIGEAHELVKLGSNVVIKVPMTPEGLKAVAVLSKEGIKTNVTLIFSANQALLAARAGATYVSPFVGRIDDISMDGLTLIQDIADIFAIHGIETEIIAASVRTPLHIIQCAKAGAHIATVPFKVLMQAMKHPLTDAGLEKFMADWKQANQ; encoded by the coding sequence ATGAAGTTCTTTATTGATACAGCAGAATTTGATGAGATTAAAGAGGCGTATGCTTTTGGTTTTATCGATGGTGTTACTACTAATCCATCCCTTATCGTGAAAGCTAAACGCGATTTAAAACAAGTTATTTCTGAAATCGCTAATTTGGTAGAGGGCCCTGTGAGTGCAGAGGTTATTGCTTCTGATGCAGAAGGTATGATCGGGGAAGCTCATGAGCTTGTAAAATTAGGCTCTAATGTAGTTATTAAAGTGCCTATGACTCCAGAAGGTCTTAAAGCTGTTGCAGTTTTAAGCAAAGAAGGCATTAAAACTAATGTAACCTTAATCTTCTCTGCCAACCAAGCCTTATTAGCAGCTCGTGCAGGTGCTACCTATGTGAGCCCATTTGTTGGCCGTATTGATGATATCAGTATGGATGGTCTTACATTGATTCAAGATATTGCAGATATATTTGCTATTCATGGCATTGAAACTGAAATTATTGCGGCTAGTGTGAGAACACCATTGCATATCATTCAATGTGCAAAAGCTGGTGCTCATATTGCAACTGTGCCATTTAAAGTGCTTATGCAAGCTATGAAACATCCACTAACAGATGCAGGGCTTGAAAAATTTATGGCAGATTGGAAACAAGCTAATCAATAA
- the serS gene encoding serine--tRNA ligase, whose product MLDLKFVRENIDLVQQNLDNRHTKGDLETFVSAYDERRQLIGKVEELKALRNSVTEEISQLKRNKENADDKIAEMKKVGDDIAELDNRIRDVEAKLRDAALMLPNMCDASVPVGADEDENVEQRKWGEPRQFDFDIQAHWDLGENLDILDFNRAGKMSGARFTVYKGLGARLERALINFMVDLHVDKQGYTEMMTPYMVTRETLTGTGQLPKFAEDMYHVEDTEYFLIPTAEVTLTNYHSGEILSEEELPKYYTAFTACFRAEAGSAGRDTRGLIRQHQFNKVEMVKLAKPEDSYKELETLTDNAEEVLRLLELPFRVITLCTGDIGFGSAKTYDVEVWMPAQGKYREISSCSNMTDFQARRANIKFRRGPKGKPEFVHTLNGSGLAVGRTVAAILENYQQADGSVVIPKVLVPYMGGVEVIKAGK is encoded by the coding sequence ATGTTAGACTTGAAATTTGTCCGTGAAAATATTGATTTAGTACAACAAAACTTAGATAATCGTCATACGAAAGGCGATTTAGAAACCTTTGTATCCGCTTATGATGAACGTCGTCAGTTGATTGGTAAAGTAGAGGAGTTAAAAGCTCTTCGTAACTCCGTAACTGAAGAAATTAGTCAATTAAAACGCAATAAAGAAAATGCGGATGATAAAATCGCAGAAATGAAAAAAGTAGGCGATGATATTGCTGAGCTTGATAATCGTATTCGCGATGTAGAAGCAAAATTACGTGATGCGGCATTGATGTTGCCAAACATGTGTGATGCATCTGTTCCTGTTGGTGCTGATGAAGATGAAAATGTAGAACAACGCAAATGGGGCGAACCACGTCAATTCGACTTTGATATACAAGCTCATTGGGATTTAGGTGAAAATCTCGATATTCTTGATTTTAATCGCGCTGGTAAAATGAGCGGTGCTCGTTTCACTGTATATAAAGGTTTGGGTGCTCGTTTAGAACGTGCTCTCATTAACTTCATGGTTGATCTTCATGTAGATAAACAAGGCTACACTGAAATGATGACTCCATACATGGTAACGCGTGAAACTTTGACAGGTACTGGTCAATTACCTAAATTTGCTGAAGATATGTACCATGTAGAAGATACTGAATATTTCTTGATTCCTACCGCAGAGGTTACATTGACTAACTACCATAGTGGCGAAATCTTGAGCGAAGAGGAATTGCCAAAATATTATACTGCATTTACTGCATGCTTCCGTGCTGAAGCAGGTTCCGCAGGTCGTGATACTCGTGGTCTTATCCGTCAACATCAATTCAACAAAGTTGAAATGGTTAAATTAGCTAAACCTGAAGATTCTTACAAAGAATTAGAAACATTGACTGATAATGCAGAAGAAGTATTGCGCTTATTGGAGTTGCCATTCCGTGTAATTACACTTTGTACAGGTGATATTGGCTTTGGTTCTGCTAAAACATATGATGTAGAGGTATGGATGCCAGCTCAAGGCAAGTATAGAGAGATTTCTTCTTGTTCTAATATGACTGATTTCCAAGCTCGTCGTGCAAATATTAAATTCCGTCGTGGTCCTAAAGGTAAACCAGAATTCGTTCATACATTAAATGGATCTGGTCTTGCTGTAGGTCGTACAGTAGCAGCTATCTTGGAAAACTATCAACAAGCTGATGGCTCTGTTGTGATTCCTAAAGTACTTGTACCTTACATGGGCGGCGTAGAAGTAATTAAGGCTGGAAAATAA
- a CDS encoding cation diffusion facilitator family transporter translates to MDILGARRSIEQKLLMQSVGLMALVAVSGTIMGIVTGSSAVLLDGVFSFVDVVIKIMMLMTAKLIARETSKRFQFGYWQFEPLVLAVEGFFILLIVIYALSSGITDLISGGRHVDFGPAIYYAIFFTVADTIYYLYVRRINKSLQSNLIKFDNVSWYVDALLEAAILISFVVAIMLEGTEYADWAAYIDPIVLIVLAVQMIPSAFRIIIPSVKQVLGWAPTSLHNEVQKIMDRFMEKYNFKDYVSSVQVYGNTRIIEIDILVRKNFPYQTIAEIDAIRNEIDQEIGGNPSEKWVTISFTGTRKWMAKDYLLEEDDDE, encoded by the coding sequence ATGGATATATTAGGGGCAAGGCGCTCTATAGAGCAGAAGTTACTTATGCAATCCGTTGGCCTGATGGCTCTAGTAGCGGTAAGCGGTACTATAATGGGGATTGTCACAGGTTCTAGTGCGGTATTATTAGATGGTGTATTTTCCTTTGTCGATGTTGTTATTAAAATCATGATGTTAATGACAGCCAAATTAATAGCCCGTGAAACGAGTAAGCGCTTTCAGTTTGGATATTGGCAGTTTGAACCTTTAGTATTGGCCGTAGAAGGATTTTTTATATTACTCATTGTAATCTATGCCTTATCTAGTGGTATTACAGATCTTATATCGGGTGGTCGTCATGTAGATTTTGGACCCGCTATTTATTATGCTATCTTCTTTACCGTGGCGGACACAATATATTATTTATATGTGCGTCGCATTAATAAGAGTCTGCAGTCCAACTTAATCAAATTTGATAATGTAAGTTGGTATGTTGATGCTTTGTTAGAAGCAGCTATCTTGATCAGTTTCGTCGTGGCCATCATGTTAGAAGGAACTGAATATGCTGATTGGGCAGCTTATATTGACCCGATTGTTCTCATTGTATTAGCGGTGCAAATGATACCGTCTGCGTTCCGCATTATCATCCCATCTGTAAAACAAGTGTTGGGGTGGGCACCAACTTCATTACATAATGAAGTGCAAAAAATAATGGATCGCTTTATGGAAAAGTACAATTTCAAGGATTATGTTTCTAGCGTACAAGTATATGGCAACACTCGAATTATTGAAATTGATATTTTAGTTCGCAAGAATTTTCCGTATCAAACGATTGCTGAAATCGATGCGATTCGCAATGAAATAGACCAAGAAATCGGAGGGAATCCTTCAGAAAAATGGGTTACCATTTCTTTCACAGGAACCCGAAAATGGATGGCGAAAGATTATTTACTAGAAGAAGATGATGATGAATAG